A single Mastomys coucha isolate ucsf_1 chromosome X, UCSF_Mcou_1, whole genome shotgun sequence DNA region contains:
- the LOC116074151 gene encoding zinc finger protein 81-like isoform X2, whose amino-acid sequence MAAVELFSKMPIPGCNAGELQSLALRFKVPKPEVIIKLEQGEEPWTLEERVPYQSCSGGNFRINNSEKRISEKSTVYGETVDEYSRDDSLYSILEEMWQDAEWMKRYQGKQFYPLSYTAFSKKIMNTKRDYECTDIRKCIYLKPNVVPSQKRLHKNDSFGKHFKHNLLDLYMHNKNKATKNSDKNNKPRQGFAHSTSYTNVENLHMETEFCESSQYGKVIRIKHTCRQGMIFLVGEKPKTCDVFGRILPPKSHIFTPSRIHNVAKHCELSKCINVFTQKPLSIYLKFHRDEKQYTCTKCGKAFIHNSELKMHEKTYTRKKLYKCSECGKSFFQLPSLLRHQTIHTGEKLYSCSECVKDFSLSSSLSIHQKIHTGERHHKCNECGKAFTQKSTLRMHQRIHTGERSYICTKCGQAFTQKAHLSAHQRIHTGEKPYECSDCGKSFPSKSQLQMHKRIHTGEKPYICTDCGKAFTNRSNLNTHQKSHTGEKPYICAECGKAFADRSNFNKHQTIHTGEKPHICANCGRAFIQKSQLITHQKIHTMEKPYKCPDCEKSFFKKPHLKVHQRIHTGEKPYICAECGKAFTDRSNFNKHQTVHTGDKPYKCSKCGKGFTQKSVLSMHRSIHT is encoded by the coding sequence GTGGGAATTTTAGGATTAACAATTCagaaaaaagaatttctgaaaaATCTACAGTTTATGGTGAAACAGTGGATGAATATTCAAGAGATGATTCGTTGTATTCCATCTTAGAAGAAATGTGGCAAGATGCTGAATGGATGAAAAGATACCAGGGAAAACAGTTCTACCCTTTGAGTTATACTGCTTTcagtaagaaaataatgaatactAAGAGAGATTATGAATGTACAGATATTAGAAAATGTATATACCTTAAACCAAATGTTGTTCCTTCACAGAAAAGACTCCATAAGAATGACTCATTTGGAAAGCATTTTAAGCATAATTTATTAGACTTATATatgcataataaaaacaaagcaacaaagaaTTCTGACAAAAATAATAAGCCAAGGCAAGGTTTTGCCCACAGTACTTCTTATACTAATGTTGAAAATCTCCATATGGAAACAGAATTCTGTGAAAGTAGTCAATATGGAAAAGTGATCAGAATCAAGCATACATGTAGACAAGGTATGATATTTCTTGTTGGGGAAAAGCCAAAAACATGTGATGTATTTGGAAGGATCTTACCCCCCAAATCACATATCTTCACTCCTTCCAGAATTCACAATGTGGCAAAACATTGTGAACTTAGCAAATGCATAAATGTTTTTACACAGAAGCCACTCAGTATATATCTGAAATTTCACAGAGATGAAAAACAATACACATGTACTAAATGCGGGAAGGCATTCATCCATAATTCTGAATTAAAGATGCATGAGAAAACTTACACTAGGAAAAAACTGTACAAGTGCAGTGAATGTGGAAAATCATTTTTCCAGCTGCCATCTCTACTTAGGCATCAAAcaattcatactggagaaaaactcTATTCATGTAGTGAATGTGTTAAAGACTTCTCTTTGAGTTCATCCCTCAGTATACACCAGAAAATCCATACTGGGGAGAGACATCACAAATGTaatgagtgtgggaaagcctttaccCAAAAGTCAACACTCCGAATGCATCAGAGAATTCACACAGGAGAGAGATCTTATATATGCACTAAATGTGGGCAGGCTTTCACCCAGAAGGCACACTTGAGTGCACatcaaagaattcatactggagaaaagccTTATGAATGCAGTGACTGTGGAAAATCCTTCCCTTCTAAGTCCCAACTTCAGATGCATAAGCgaattcacactggagaaaaaCCCTACATATGCACTGACTGTGGAAAGGCTTTCACCAACAGGTCAAATCTCAATACTCACCAAAAGtctcatactggagaaaaaccttaCATATGTGCTGAATGTGGGAAGGCCTTCGCTGACAGGTCAAATTTCAATAAACACCAGACCattcatactggagaaaagccTCATATTTGTGCCAATTGCGGGAGGGCTTTCATCCAGAAGTCACAGTTAATTACACACCAGAAAATCCACACTATGGAGAAACCTTATAAATGTCCTGACTGTGAGAAATCCTTCTTCAAGAAACCACATCTCAAAGTACACCAGCGAatccatacaggagagaaaccatatATATGTGCAGAATGTGGGAAGGCCTTCACTGACAGGTCTAATTTCAATAAACACCAGACAGTTCACACTGGGGATAAACCCTATAAATGTAGTAAATGTGGAAAGGGCTTTACTCAGAAATCAGTTCTAAGTATGCATAGAAGTATTCATACCTGA
- the LOC116074151 gene encoding zinc finger protein 81-like isoform X3: MLENYSHLLSVGFKVPKPEVIIKLEQGEEPWTLEERVPYQSCSGGNFRINNSEKRISEKSTVYGETVDEYSRDDSLYSILEEMWQDAEWMKRYQGKQFYPLSYTAFSKKIMNTKRDYECTDIRKCIYLKPNVVPSQKRLHKNDSFGKHFKHNLLDLYMHNKNKATKNSDKNNKPRQGFAHSTSYTNVENLHMETEFCESSQYGKVIRIKHTCRQGMIFLVGEKPKTCDVFGRILPPKSHIFTPSRIHNVAKHCELSKCINVFTQKPLSIYLKFHRDEKQYTCTKCGKAFIHNSELKMHEKTYTRKKLYKCSECGKSFFQLPSLLRHQTIHTGEKLYSCSECVKDFSLSSSLSIHQKIHTGERHHKCNECGKAFTQKSTLRMHQRIHTGERSYICTKCGQAFTQKAHLSAHQRIHTGEKPYECSDCGKSFPSKSQLQMHKRIHTGEKPYICTDCGKAFTNRSNLNTHQKSHTGEKPYICAECGKAFADRSNFNKHQTIHTGEKPHICANCGRAFIQKSQLITHQKIHTMEKPYKCPDCEKSFFKKPHLKVHQRIHTGEKPYICAECGKAFTDRSNFNKHQTVHTGDKPYKCSKCGKGFTQKSVLSMHRSIHT, from the coding sequence GTGGGAATTTTAGGATTAACAATTCagaaaaaagaatttctgaaaaATCTACAGTTTATGGTGAAACAGTGGATGAATATTCAAGAGATGATTCGTTGTATTCCATCTTAGAAGAAATGTGGCAAGATGCTGAATGGATGAAAAGATACCAGGGAAAACAGTTCTACCCTTTGAGTTATACTGCTTTcagtaagaaaataatgaatactAAGAGAGATTATGAATGTACAGATATTAGAAAATGTATATACCTTAAACCAAATGTTGTTCCTTCACAGAAAAGACTCCATAAGAATGACTCATTTGGAAAGCATTTTAAGCATAATTTATTAGACTTATATatgcataataaaaacaaagcaacaaagaaTTCTGACAAAAATAATAAGCCAAGGCAAGGTTTTGCCCACAGTACTTCTTATACTAATGTTGAAAATCTCCATATGGAAACAGAATTCTGTGAAAGTAGTCAATATGGAAAAGTGATCAGAATCAAGCATACATGTAGACAAGGTATGATATTTCTTGTTGGGGAAAAGCCAAAAACATGTGATGTATTTGGAAGGATCTTACCCCCCAAATCACATATCTTCACTCCTTCCAGAATTCACAATGTGGCAAAACATTGTGAACTTAGCAAATGCATAAATGTTTTTACACAGAAGCCACTCAGTATATATCTGAAATTTCACAGAGATGAAAAACAATACACATGTACTAAATGCGGGAAGGCATTCATCCATAATTCTGAATTAAAGATGCATGAGAAAACTTACACTAGGAAAAAACTGTACAAGTGCAGTGAATGTGGAAAATCATTTTTCCAGCTGCCATCTCTACTTAGGCATCAAAcaattcatactggagaaaaactcTATTCATGTAGTGAATGTGTTAAAGACTTCTCTTTGAGTTCATCCCTCAGTATACACCAGAAAATCCATACTGGGGAGAGACATCACAAATGTaatgagtgtgggaaagcctttaccCAAAAGTCAACACTCCGAATGCATCAGAGAATTCACACAGGAGAGAGATCTTATATATGCACTAAATGTGGGCAGGCTTTCACCCAGAAGGCACACTTGAGTGCACatcaaagaattcatactggagaaaagccTTATGAATGCAGTGACTGTGGAAAATCCTTCCCTTCTAAGTCCCAACTTCAGATGCATAAGCgaattcacactggagaaaaaCCCTACATATGCACTGACTGTGGAAAGGCTTTCACCAACAGGTCAAATCTCAATACTCACCAAAAGtctcatactggagaaaaaccttaCATATGTGCTGAATGTGGGAAGGCCTTCGCTGACAGGTCAAATTTCAATAAACACCAGACCattcatactggagaaaagccTCATATTTGTGCCAATTGCGGGAGGGCTTTCATCCAGAAGTCACAGTTAATTACACACCAGAAAATCCACACTATGGAGAAACCTTATAAATGTCCTGACTGTGAGAAATCCTTCTTCAAGAAACCACATCTCAAAGTACACCAGCGAatccatacaggagagaaaccatatATATGTGCAGAATGTGGGAAGGCCTTCACTGACAGGTCTAATTTCAATAAACACCAGACAGTTCACACTGGGGATAAACCCTATAAATGTAGTAAATGTGGAAAGGGCTTTACTCAGAAATCAGTTCTAAGTATGCATAGAAGTATTCATACCTGA